From Cotesia glomerata isolate CgM1 linkage group LG2, MPM_Cglom_v2.3, whole genome shotgun sequence, a single genomic window includes:
- the LOC123275503 gene encoding uncharacterized protein LOC123275503, translating to MPNEPHKFLQIYFMGGEDSGSALANRVDARCGYNNLDSFFARRIVSELDALLNEHNELLKIFKSHMHKLESDNHAIVINPDKTPAGEHIRRFNAPVADDVAGIMVGDRTGAREIVIRRRNNNLQFIADTHRSYDALQYPLIFWKGQDGYSINIKQRDPVSGAETNKNVSSKDYYAYRLMIRRGLDNVILRFRELCQQFMVDMYAKIEGERLRYLRYNQLKLRVEEYIHLRDAIVNNADAAEIGNSVILPSSYVGSPRHMQEYIQDALTFVREYGRPCLFITFTCNPKWPEITSLLLPGQNAIHRHDITARVFRQKLKSLINFITKSHVFGPTRCWLYSVEWQKRGLPHAHILVWLIDKIRPEEIDNIISAEIPDPSTDQLLFDIVTANMIHGPCGTFNRSSPCMSDGKCTKNFPKDFTNDTITNVDGYPIYRRRNPDNGGQSFIKNISNTDIDIDNRWVVPYSPLLSKTYNAHINVEFCSSVNSIKYICKYVHKGSDMAVFRVENTNVNAPPVNKNDEITLYQIGRYISSNEAVWRIFGFPIHERDPAVVQLAVHLENGQRVYFTNETAIDRAINPPKTTLTEFFELCNRADDFGAFALNPRQTECFYLRLLLVNVTGPLSFQDIRKVNGQQYTTYKDACLALGLLEDDNQWECMLAEAALNCTTIQIRLLFAIVLTTCFPARAEILWDNHKDSMTDDILHQHRTWCNDLAITFSHDMYNEALIAIEDLCIIIANLPLSHFGMNSPNRGATDLMNTEMNREMQYNTVETAAIVTRNVPLMNEEQRTIYDRIMLAVSAGQGGFFFLDAPGGTGKTFLISLILAKIRSNNGIALAVASSGIAATLLDGGRTAHSG from the exons atgccaaacgaaccacataaatttttacaaatctacTTTATGGGCGGCGAGGACTCCGGAAGCGCACTAGCCAATCGGGTGGATGCACGTTGTGGCTACAATAACCTTGATTCATTCTTTGCTAGACGCATCGTCAGCGAGCTGGATGCTCtattgaatgagcataatgaattgttgaaaatattcaaatcccaCATGCACAAATTAGAAAGCGATAATCAcgctattgttattaatccTGATAAAACACCAGCTGGAGAACACATTCGTAGATTCAATGCACCTGTTGCTGACGACGTTGCTGGAATCATGGTTGGCGATCGTACAGGTGCACGAGAAATTGTGATTCGTaggagaaataataatcttcagttCATTGCTGATACACACCGTTCATATGACGCTCTCCAATATCCGCTAATCTTCTGGAAGGGACAAGACGGATAtagcataaatattaaacaacgagatcccgtatcag gagccgaaacaaacaagaacgtTAGCTCGAAGGATTATTATGCGTATAGATTGATGATTAGACGCGGGCTGGATAACGTCATTCTACGATTTCGAGAGCTTTGTCAACAATTCATGGTCGACATGTACGCGAAGATAGAAGGCGAACGACTACGATACTTACGATATAATCAACTCAAGCTACGTGTGGAAGAGTACATTCACTTGCGAGACGCTATTGTCAACAACGCCGACGCCGCCGAAATTGGTAACTCTGTCATTCTACCATCATCGTACGTAGGCAGTCCACGTCATATGCAAGAGTATATACAGGATGCTCTGACTTTCGTGCGCGAATATGGGCGACCgtgtttatttatcacgttCACATGTAATCCAAAATGGCCAGAGATTACATCTTTGCTGTTGCCTGGCCAAAATGCAATACATCGTCATGACATTACAGCACGTGTGTTTAGACAAAAGCTGaagtcattaataaattttattactaaatcacatgtattcggtcccacacgttgctggctgtattcggttgagtggcaaaagcgaggattacctcatgcccacattttggtttggttaatcgacaaaatccgtcctgaagaaatagataatataatttctgCAGAAATTCCCGATCCGTCTACTGATCAATTgctgtttgatattgttacaGCAAACATGATTCATGGCCCATGCGGTACTTTTAATCGTTCATCGCCTTGCATGTCAGATGGaaaatgtacaaaaaattttcctaaagATTTCACTAACGATACAATCACAAATGTCGACGGATATCCAATATATCGTCGAAGGAATCCAGATAATGGCggacaatcatttattaaaaacatcagCAACACAGACATTGATATTGACAATCGTTGGGTCGTGCCATATTCGCCCCTGCTGAGCAAAACATACAATgctcatattaatgttgagtTCTGCAGTTCTGTGAATAGCATCAAATACATTTGCAAGTATGTCCATAAAGGCAGTGACATGGCGGTGTTTAGAGTGGAAAATACCAATGTGAATGCTCCTCcagtaaataaaaacgatGAAATAACGCTCTACCAAATAGGTCGGTACATCAGCTCCAATGAAGCTGTTTGGCGTATCTTTGGTTTTCCAATTCATGAACGGGATCCAGCAGTTGTTCAGTTAGCCGTTCATCTTGAAAATGGTCAGCGTGTATATTTCACGAACGAGACAGCGATTGATCGTGCTATAAATCCACCAAAAACTACACtcactgaattttttgaattgtgtaaTCGTGCGGATGATTTTGGTGCCTTTGCAC TGAATCCAAGACAGACTGAGTGCTTTTATCTTCGACTATTGTTggttaatgttactggcccaTTGTCATTTCAAGATATACGTAAAGTGAATGGGCAACAGTATACAACGTATAAAGATGCATGCCTTGCACTCGGCTTGCTAGAAGATGACAATCAGTGGGAATGTATGCTTGCTGAAGCAGCATTGAACTGTACAACAATACAAATTCGTCTACTATTCGCTATAGTGTTGACTACATGTTTTCCAGCCCGAGCAGAGATATTGTGGGATAATCACAAAGATTCAATGACTGATGATATATTGCATCAACATCGTACATGGTGTAACGATCTAGCGATAACATTCAGCCACGATATGTACAATGAAGCATTGATTGCTATTGAGGATCTTTGCATTATCATTGCCAACTTACCACTCAGTCATTTCGGTATGAATTCGCCAAATCGAGGTGCAACTGATTTAATGAACACTGAAATGAATCGTGAAATGCAGTACAACACTGTAGAAACGGCGGCGATTGTTACTCGCAATGTCCCACTAATGAATGAGGAACAAAGAACCATTTACGACCGCATTATGCTCGCAGTTTCAGCAGGACAAGGTGGGTTCTTCTTTTTAGATGCACCAGGTGGAACTGGCAAGACATTCCTTATTTCGCTAATTCTCGCCAAAATACGATCCAATAATGGCATCGCATTGGCCGTTGCATCATCGGGCATTGCGGCAACTTTATTGGATGGAGGCAGAACAGCTCATTCA GGCTAA